One window of Methanobacterium alkalithermotolerans genomic DNA carries:
- a CDS encoding ATP-binding response regulator → MSGPKIMVVEDERITAEDIRDGLEEMGYQVPALVSSGEEAIEKAKEIFPDLILMDIKLEGDIDGIDAAEEIRSRYGIPVIYLTAYSDENTVERAKITEPSGYILKGASGFLNKPYEEGELHDAIEITLHKHKIETRLRENQRWLNTILKNVSDSVIATDPDFNVKFLNPVTENLTGCLREDVLGNHLFKLLNPVSDLLESLKKEITSETLPSKVTFEEGIKTRDNLQILIQGSITPVINEKDEIEGFLLVFTPR, encoded by the coding sequence ATGAGTGGCCCCAAGATAATGGTTGTTGAGGATGAGAGAATAACTGCCGAAGATATAAGGGATGGTCTGGAAGAAATGGGTTATCAGGTACCGGCCCTGGTATCCAGTGGTGAAGAAGCAATAGAAAAAGCAAAAGAAATATTTCCGGATTTAATCTTAATGGATATAAAACTGGAGGGAGATATAGATGGTATAGATGCTGCAGAGGAGATAAGGAGCCGATATGGCATACCGGTAATATATTTAACTGCATATTCTGATGAAAATACTGTGGAAAGAGCTAAAATAACTGAACCCTCCGGTTATATCCTCAAAGGGGCCAGTGGATTTTTAAATAAACCTTATGAGGAGGGTGAACTTCATGATGCTATTGAAATAACCCTGCATAAGCATAAAATAGAAACCAGGTTAAGGGAAAACCAGAGATGGCTGAATACTATTTTAAAGAATGTTTCCGATTCAGTTATTGCCACTGATCCTGATTTTAATGTTAAATTTTTAAATCCAGTAACTGAAAATCTCACCGGATGTCTCCGGGAGGATGTACTGGGAAATCATCTCTTTAAATTACTTAATCCTGTATCGGATCTTCTTGAATCTTTAAAAAAAGAAATAACTTCTGAAACATTGCCTTCTAAGGTAACCTTTGAAGAAGGAATTAAAACCAGAGATAATCTCCAGATACTAATTCAGGGCTCAATAACTCCGGTTATCAATGAAAAAGATGAAATTGAAGGGTTTTTACTGGTATTCACTCCCCGTTAA
- the albA gene encoding DNA-binding protein Alba: MPEENIVYIGNKPVMNYVLAVVTQVNGGTAQVVLKARGRAISRAVDVAEIVRNRFIPEIEIENIDISTEEIVGNEGGATNVSAIEIQLRKE, translated from the coding sequence ATGCCAGAGGAAAATATTGTATACATCGGAAACAAGCCTGTAATGAACTATGTATTAGCTGTTGTGACCCAAGTGAATGGTGGAACTGCTCAAGTTGTTTTAAAAGCAAGGGGAAGGGCTATAAGTAGGGCCGTAGACGTTGCAGAAATAGTTAGAAACAGATTCATACCAGAGATTGAAATTGAAAACATTGACATATCTACAGAGGAAATCGTAGGAAATGAAGGCGGAGCCACGAATGTTTCTGCCATTGAAATCCAACTTCGAAAAGAATAA
- a CDS encoding ABC transporter permease, whose product METKKIMWMLKKDLMVLWRHKPRLMSLLLFPIIMITLFGYGMGGSLENIPVVLVEQSEGPVTEQTMQAIENMSLYDVKAVMNDPDKAREMVENGEAKAAIVLPPDYEDLQNISPKDVVLYVDSSDQMASQAIIPATQGLFNRISSELGIKRMEMMGMGTARGGIGVNSTPVNPNQAPGLSTSLQNVFYSINFQIDKLYGDIDYIDFLVPAVLAMTVMFSCMFGMGESIAGERERGELARLFMTPTSVSTVVGGKIISKLIIETGRALILIIAAIILFGIVIKGGMGLTLLLLVLSALCFVGFGIMISARVGTQEDYMQMVMPFTMPMMFVSGVFYPLETMPWIFQQIAYLVPLTYANNALRSVMLKGAGIGDIWLEVLVLVGFTALFFALGVTKFNRDI is encoded by the coding sequence ATGGAAACGAAAAAAATTATGTGGATGCTGAAAAAAGACTTGATGGTGCTGTGGAGGCATAAACCTCGTTTAATGTCCCTTTTACTCTTCCCCATAATCATGATCACCCTTTTTGGTTATGGTATGGGAGGATCTCTGGAAAACATACCGGTGGTGCTGGTGGAACAAAGTGAAGGTCCAGTAACAGAACAAACCATGCAGGCCATAGAGAATATGAGTTTGTATGATGTTAAGGCGGTGATGAATGACCCGGACAAGGCCAGGGAAATGGTGGAAAATGGGGAAGCCAAAGCAGCCATAGTACTTCCTCCTGATTATGAAGATCTTCAAAATATTTCACCAAAGGACGTGGTACTGTATGTTGATTCATCCGATCAAATGGCCAGCCAGGCAATTATACCCGCCACTCAAGGCCTTTTCAACCGGATTTCCAGTGAGCTGGGTATAAAAAGGATGGAGATGATGGGCATGGGTACTGCCCGTGGCGGTATTGGAGTTAATTCCACCCCGGTAAATCCTAACCAGGCCCCGGGATTATCTACCAGTCTCCAGAATGTATTCTATTCCATTAATTTCCAGATAGATAAATTATATGGGGATATAGATTATATTGACTTTCTGGTCCCGGCGGTTTTGGCCATGACCGTCATGTTCTCCTGCATGTTTGGTATGGGAGAATCCATTGCCGGTGAGAGAGAACGGGGAGAGTTGGCCCGATTATTTATGACCCCCACCAGTGTTAGTACCGTAGTCGGAGGTAAGATCATATCCAAGCTCATAATAGAAACTGGTAGAGCTTTGATACTTATAATAGCCGCCATAATTCTCTTTGGAATAGTTATAAAGGGAGGGATGGGCTTGACCCTTTTATTACTGGTACTATCCGCCCTTTGTTTTGTAGGTTTCGGGATTATGATTTCCGCCCGGGTAGGAACCCAGGAAGATTACATGCAGATGGTAATGCCCTTTACCATGCCCATGATGTTTGTATCTGGAGTTTTTTATCCTCTGGAAACCATGCCCTGGATATTTCAGCAAATAGCCTATCTGGTTCCCTTAACCTATGCAAATAACGCCTTGCGATCAGTGATGTTAAAAGGGGCCGGGATAGGAGATATATGGTTGGAAGTGCTGGTCCTGGTGGGTTTCACTGCGCTATTTTTTGCCCTGGGTGTGACCAAATTCAACCGGGATATTTAA
- a CDS encoding ATP-binding cassette domain-containing protein, translating into MKYAIETFDLTKDYGDFTAVDALNMKIKEKSIFGFLGPNGAGKTTTIKMLTCLIQPTQGTARVAGYDVRENPNEVRKKIGMVPQLVSLYGDLTVRENVELCADYYGMPRELKKERIVELMELVDIKYAEDKMVKQLSGGQKQKVSVVASLVHQPDILFLDEPTIGLDPSTKRVLWDLIYDLNEKGHTIVLCSHDMYEVELLCDNVGIINQGKLAAFNTPQSLKDSLIEKNTRDIPLENISNPDKEEKVENKQMSIMVTNLNKDLIKEIKGLPAVCGLKEHSSGRIIMDMEDSSSCAVNDVIETVLKNQGNITSIATRDPSLEDVFMKVTGKDPGE; encoded by the coding sequence ATGAAGTATGCTATTGAAACCTTTGACCTTACTAAAGACTATGGAGATTTCACAGCAGTAGATGCCCTTAATATGAAAATCAAAGAAAAAAGCATATTTGGTTTTTTAGGGCCCAATGGTGCAGGTAAAACCACCACCATAAAAATGCTAACCTGCCTTATCCAGCCCACCCAGGGCACTGCCCGGGTGGCTGGTTATGACGTGCGGGAGAACCCCAATGAGGTGCGTAAAAAAATTGGTATGGTTCCCCAGCTGGTGAGTCTCTATGGAGATCTTACAGTTAGAGAAAATGTGGAGCTTTGTGCCGATTATTATGGCATGCCCCGGGAGTTGAAAAAAGAGCGAATTGTGGAATTAATGGAACTGGTGGATATTAAATATGCTGAGGATAAAATGGTGAAGCAACTTTCCGGGGGGCAAAAACAAAAGGTTTCGGTGGTGGCCAGTCTGGTGCATCAACCAGATATATTATTTTTAGATGAACCCACCATTGGGCTGGATCCCAGCACCAAAAGGGTCCTGTGGGATTTGATTTATGATTTGAATGAAAAGGGACATACCATTGTACTGTGTTCCCATGACATGTATGAAGTGGAGCTGCTGTGTGATAATGTAGGTATAATCAATCAGGGAAAACTGGCCGCATTTAACACCCCTCAGAGCCTAAAAGATTCACTCATAGAAAAAAATACCCGGGATATACCACTTGAAAATATTTCCAACCCGGACAAAGAAGAAAAAGTGGAAAATAAGCAGATGAGCATTATGGTGACCAACCTCAATAAAGACCTTATAAAAGAAATTAAAGGTTTACCTGCAGTTTGTGGATTAAAAGAACATTCATCAGGACGTATAATTATGGATATGGAGGATAGCTCCAGTTGTGCAGTGAATGATGTTATAGAAACCGTGCTTAAAAACCAGGGCAATATAACTTCCATAGCCACCAGAGACCCCTCCCTGGAAGATGTTTTTATGAAAGTGACTGGTAAGGACCCGGGGGAATAA
- a CDS encoding PadR family transcriptional regulator: MFFDYSPCIFIHLKVKGDEFLEEDKENMDSDKKKVPEEIPLQGFDQKMIRSFMRGFGKTMVLWMISKNRLHGYEIMNKLHHYYSLEEAHANLKPPGPSVIYPILHDLEKKGLIKGIWEAQGKRKVKYYEITPDGEATIQRIKNVIESKIAPLWEDFWGEMFAPDKDK, from the coding sequence ATGTTTTTTGATTACAGTCCCTGTATTTTTATTCACCTTAAAGTAAAAGGAGATGAATTTTTGGAAGAAGATAAGGAAAATATGGACTCTGATAAAAAAAAAGTTCCAGAAGAAATCCCCCTGCAGGGTTTTGACCAGAAAATGATCAGGAGTTTTATGCGAGGATTTGGAAAAACCATGGTATTATGGATGATTAGTAAAAACAGGCTGCATGGATATGAAATCATGAATAAACTCCACCATTACTATTCCCTGGAAGAAGCCCATGCTAATCTTAAACCACCAGGTCCCAGTGTAATATATCCCATTTTGCATGATCTGGAAAAAAAAGGTTTAATTAAAGGAATCTGGGAAGCCCAGGGAAAAAGGAAAGTGAAGTATTATGAAATAACCCCTGATGGTGAGGCTACTATCCAGCGGATAAAAAATGTTATTGAAAGTAAAATAGCCCCTTTATGGGAGGATTTCTGGGGTGAAATGTTCGCCCCGGATAAAGATAAATGA
- a CDS encoding sugar phosphate isomerase/epimerase family protein, with amino-acid sequence MKIGFSTLALFMKSFEDMLDQAWGDGFDLMEILCEGPYWPRNILENGLKELEIFQSYDITIFLHSPTIDLNPASINPGIREESRLQLRETVDLAAEIDAQTVTTHPGLIRRQDPHVRKFALEHAIETLTLCTDYAKDRGINFSVENMPHRFSYICNSAPELQKVINECGCGATVDMGHANTSKNPEDFLKIRNTFYYHLSDNDGVKDQHLPLGEGKMDLKLLNNIDKGIIELNNYENVLKSRELIKTIT; translated from the coding sequence ATGAAAATAGGTTTTTCTACCCTGGCTCTCTTTATGAAATCCTTTGAAGATATGCTGGACCAGGCCTGGGGGGATGGCTTTGATTTAATGGAGATACTCTGTGAAGGACCCTACTGGCCTCGAAATATTCTGGAAAACGGATTAAAGGAATTGGAAATTTTCCAATCCTATGATATAACCATATTCCTCCATTCTCCCACCATTGATTTAAACCCGGCCAGTATAAACCCGGGTATCAGGGAAGAAAGCAGATTGCAATTAAGGGAAACAGTGGACCTGGCGGCGGAAATAGATGCTCAAACTGTAACCACTCATCCCGGGCTTATCCGGCGCCAGGATCCGCATGTGCGAAAATTTGCCCTGGAACACGCCATTGAAACCCTCACACTCTGCACCGACTATGCTAAAGATCGGGGAATTAATTTTTCAGTAGAAAACATGCCCCACCGATTTTCTTATATCTGCAACAGTGCACCGGAACTTCAAAAAGTAATAAATGAATGTGGATGTGGAGCCACAGTGGATATGGGCCATGCCAATACCAGTAAAAATCCAGAAGATTTCTTAAAGATACGAAATACTTTTTATTACCACCTGAGTGATAATGATGGCGTTAAAGACCAGCACCTGCCCTTAGGGGAGGGAAAAATGGATTTAAAACTTTTGAATAATATTGATAAGGGTATAATTGAATTAAATAACTATGAAAATGTCTTAAAAAGCAGAGAACTGATTAAGACTATAACCTGA
- a CDS encoding TMEM175 family protein, whose amino-acid sequence MESKKIPEKEWMSTSRIQTLTDGIFAIAMTLLVLNLEVPDFPSSVTDAEFSTFLIGMIPKFYVYGLSFILLAVFWRINHAQFHVIKKADMGLIRINILWLLFVALVPFSTILIGEYGELPSAALFFNSNMFIIGVLSFINWYYSYKKDLTSTDKSSRTFRRYMGINLMFPISALLAMGVSFYHPSLSTVVYATIPFIKYLDNVLQKKYDDGK is encoded by the coding sequence ATGGAATCAAAAAAAATCCCGGAAAAAGAATGGATGAGTACCAGCCGTATACAAACCCTGACTGATGGAATCTTCGCTATCGCCATGACTCTGCTGGTTTTAAACCTGGAAGTACCTGATTTTCCCTCCAGTGTAACTGATGCGGAATTTTCCACCTTTTTAATAGGTATGATCCCTAAGTTCTATGTTTATGGCCTTAGTTTCATACTCCTGGCTGTTTTCTGGAGGATTAATCATGCTCAATTCCATGTTATAAAAAAAGCAGACATGGGTCTTATTCGGATAAATATCTTATGGCTGCTTTTTGTAGCGTTGGTACCCTTTTCTACCATACTTATTGGTGAATATGGGGAACTTCCCTCTGCGGCTCTTTTTTTTAACTCTAACATGTTTATTATTGGAGTATTATCCTTTATCAACTGGTATTATTCCTATAAAAAGGACTTAACTAGCACGGATAAGAGCTCCCGAACATTTCGACGTTATATGGGAATCAACCTCATGTTTCCTATTTCTGCACTCCTGGCTATGGGAGTAAGTTTTTATCATCCCAGTCTGAGCACAGTTGTCTATGCCACCATACCCTTTATTAAATACCTGGATAATGTATTGCAAAAAAAATATGATGATGGAAAATAA
- a CDS encoding DsrE family protein — translation MVDYKVIFHLDENNPQRINLVLNNLNNLMEDMAGENLELELVAYGPGLQLFLKGSPFFPHMESLAGKGVIFAGCGNTIKGMGIAVSELLDSVQVVPSGVGELVKKQHQGWIYIRP, via the coding sequence ATGGTAGATTATAAGGTGATATTCCATTTAGATGAAAACAACCCCCAGCGGATTAACCTGGTTTTAAATAATCTGAATAATTTGATGGAAGATATGGCTGGTGAAAATCTGGAACTGGAACTGGTGGCATATGGGCCGGGTTTGCAACTTTTTTTAAAGGGTTCTCCATTTTTCCCCCATATGGAAAGTTTAGCGGGGAAAGGAGTTATCTTTGCAGGTTGTGGTAATACCATCAAGGGAATGGGTATTGCAGTTAGTGAGCTTCTGGATTCAGTGCAGGTGGTCCCTTCTGGTGTGGGAGAGCTGGTTAAAAAGCAACATCAGGGCTGGATTTATATCAGGCCCTGA